In Zingiber officinale cultivar Zhangliang chromosome 6A, Zo_v1.1, whole genome shotgun sequence, a single genomic region encodes these proteins:
- the LOC121998351 gene encoding ras-related protein RABA1f-like: MAYRSDDEYDYLFKVVLIGDSGVGKTNLLSRFARNEFSLESKSTVGVEFATRTVHVDDKLVKAQIWDTAGQERYRAITSAYYRGSAGALVVYDVSRRDTFENVEKWMQELRNHTDSNIIVVLVGNKADLRHIRAVSVEEAAALAKRQKAFFVETSALESTNVDAAFAEVLTQVYRVASRKVLDVGENPATLSKGHTIDLNSAEEKLPSVDKSGCCSS; encoded by the exons ATGGCGTACAGATCGGACGACGAGTACGACTACTTGTTCAAGGTGGTGCTGATAGGCGACTCCGGCGTGGGGAAGACCAACCTCCTCTCCCGCTTCGCCCGCAATGAGTTCAGCCTCGAGTCGAAGTCCACCGTCGGCGTTGAGTTCGCCACCCGCACCGTCCACGTCGACGACAAGCTCGTCAAGGCTCAAATCTGGGACACCGCCGGACAAGAAAG ATACCGAGCCATCACCAGCGCCTACTACCGAGGCTCCGCCGGCGCCCTCGTCGTCTACGACGTGAGCCGCCGAGACACCTTCGAGAACGTGGAGAAGTGGATGCAGGAGCTGCGCAACCACACGGACTCCAACATCATCGTCGTGCTCGTCGGCAACAAGGCGGACCTGCGCCACATAAGGGCGGTGTCCGTGGAGGAAGCGGCGGCGCTGGCCAAGAGGCAGAAGGCCTTCTTCGTGGAGACCTCCGCCCTGGAGTCGACCAACGTGGACGCTGCCTTCGCCGAGGTGCTCACGCAGGTGTACCGTGTGGCGAGCAGGAAGGTGCTCGACGTCGGCGAGAACCCTGCGACTTTGTCCAAAGGACACACCATCGATTTGAACTCAGCAGAGGAGAAACTACCATCAGTGGACAAATCTGGGTGTTGCTCGAGCTAA